Proteins from a single region of Candidatus Palauibacter scopulicola:
- a CDS encoding tetratricopeptide repeat protein produces MPGSFTPFDTEQETRRGRQMADALASGKRPDDEGGRQDAFVRSTFRLATWVNRNMRAVLVGAAGIAMVVVGFVYYTNFQASVREQAASELATLRMAATDPQLLIADLETYVERFDNVAAANEGRLLLARTYLDQGRSVEAAQVASTISEAPDRPVGLAARTLLAAAQEASGDAETALATWESLGETARFAFQRREARAAAARILASLGRLEEAETIFAAIAEEAAREDPVEAGVYRLRLGEIKARRAGSG; encoded by the coding sequence GTGCCGGGTAGCTTCACGCCGTTCGACACCGAGCAGGAAACGAGGAGGGGACGGCAGATGGCGGACGCGCTCGCCAGCGGAAAACGACCGGACGACGAAGGCGGACGGCAGGATGCCTTCGTGCGGTCCACCTTCCGCCTGGCCACCTGGGTCAACAGGAACATGCGGGCGGTGCTGGTGGGGGCCGCCGGCATCGCGATGGTCGTCGTGGGTTTCGTGTACTACACGAACTTCCAGGCCTCGGTGCGCGAGCAGGCGGCGTCCGAACTCGCGACGCTGCGGATGGCCGCCACCGACCCCCAACTCCTCATCGCCGATCTCGAAACCTACGTCGAGCGCTTCGATAACGTCGCGGCGGCGAACGAAGGCCGGCTTCTCCTTGCGCGGACCTATCTCGACCAGGGGCGGTCCGTGGAGGCCGCACAGGTTGCGAGCACAATCTCGGAGGCGCCGGACCGTCCGGTCGGACTCGCCGCACGCACGCTCCTCGCGGCGGCACAGGAAGCGTCCGGCGACGCGGAGACCGCGCTCGCCACGTGGGAATCGCTGGGTGAGACGGCGCGTTTCGCCTTCCAGCGCCGCGAGGCTCGCGCCGCCGCCGCGAGAATCCTCGCGTCCCTCGGCCGTCTCGAGGAAGCCGAGACGATCTTCGCCGCCATCGCCGAGGAAGCCGCGCGGGAGGACCCGGTGGAGGCCGGCGTCTACCGGCTCCGACTCGGAGAGATCAAGGCCCGCCGCGCCGGCAGCGGGTAA